In Ascochyta rabiei chromosome 2, complete sequence, one genomic interval encodes:
- a CDS encoding Translation machinery-associated protein 46, protein MPPKGKGEQPKVKKVAVDKTFGMKNKKGGAAQKAIKQIHATAASGGTPDEKRKAAEKAQKEKEKKAAEQAQREMADLFKPVQIQKVPFGVDPKTILCQFFKKGNCDKGRKCKFSHDLNVERKTEKRSLYTDSRDQEKDQEEEQKKKDNMDDWDEQKLREVVLSKHGNPKTTTDKVCKFFIAAIEDQKYGWFWTCPNGGDKCIFVIKTREQRQAEKALMANSPLNTLTLEDFLESERHKLTGTLTPVTVETFAKWKKERLDKKAAEEEAKLRKEATGRAMFEKGDWAGSDADSDDEEGDGEWNLETMRRETELARARKEEERLAAKMGISLEELRIMEGTAEPTAANEAEALSTDRTDVEPTES, encoded by the exons ATGCCTCCCAAGGGAAAGGGCGAGCAGCCCAAGGTGAAGAAGGTCGCCGTCGACAAGACCTTTGGCATGAAGAACAAAAAGGGAGGAGCAGCCCAGAAGGCCATCAAGCAGATCCACGCCACCGCTGCCTCGGGCGGAACCCCCGATGAGAAGCGCAAAGCGGCCGAGAAGGCgcagaaggagaaggagaagaaggccgCCGAGCAGGCCCAGAGGGAGATGGCCGATCTCTTCAAGCCTGTCCAGATCCAGAAGGTGCCCTTCGGTGTCGACCCCAAGACCATCCTCTGCCAATTCTTCAAAAAGGGCAATTGCGACAAGGGCAGGAAGTGCAAGTTCTCACACGACCTGAACGTCGAGCGCAAGACGGAGAAGAGGAGTTTGTACACAGACAGCCGGGACCAGGAGAAGGACCAGGAAGaagagcagaagaagaaagacaacATGGACGACTGGGACGAGCAGAAGCTGCGAGAGGTTGTGCTCAGCAAGCACGGCAACCCAAAGACCACAACAGACAAAGTGTGCAAGTTCTTCATTGCCGCCATTGAGGACCAGAAATACGGCTGGTTCTGGACATGTCCGAATGGAGGCGACAAGTGCAT CTTCGTAATCAAAACCCGCGAACAGCGCCAAGCCGAAAAGGCCCTCATGGCCAACTCTCCCCTCAATACGCTTACCCTCGAAGATTTCCTCGAGTCCGAACGCCACAAGCTCACCGGCACGCTCACGCCCGTCACGGTCGAAACCTTTGCGAAATGGAAAAAGGAGCGTCTGGACAAGAAGGCCGCCGAAGAAGAAGCGAAGCTGCGCAAGGAAGCTACTGGTCGCGCCATGTTCGAGAAGGGCGACTGGGCAGGCAGCGACGCAGACTCGGACGACGAAGAAGGCGACGGCGAGTGGAACCTGGAAACTATGCGCCGGGAGACGGAGCTCGCGAGGGCCAGGAAGGAAGAGGAGCGGTTGGCGGCGAAGATGGGCATCAGTCTCGAGGAGCTGCGCATCATGGAGGGGACTGCAGAACCGACCGCGGCCAACGAGGCCGAGGCTCTGTCCACAGATAGGACCGACGTCGAACCCACAGAGTCTTGA